A genomic stretch from Telopea speciosissima isolate NSW1024214 ecotype Mountain lineage chromosome 7, Tspe_v1, whole genome shotgun sequence includes:
- the LOC122670052 gene encoding calmodulin: protein MAEQLTEEQISEFKEAFSLFDKDGDGCITTKELGTVMRSLGQNPTEAELQDMINEVDADQNGTIDFPEFLNLMARKMKDTDSEEELKEAFKVFDKDQNGYISAAELRHVMTNLGEKLTDEEVDEMIREADVDGDGQVNYQEFVRMMLAK, encoded by the exons ATGGCAGAGCAACTCACAGAAGAGCAGATTTCAGAGTTCAAGGAAGCTTTCAGCCTCTTCGATAAGGACGGAGATG GTTGCATCACTACCAAAGAGCTGGGTACTGTGATGAGATCCTTGGGGCAAAATCCAACTGAAGCTGAACTCCAGGATATGATCAATGAGGTTGATGCTGATCAAAATGGAACAATTGATTTCCCTGAGTTCTTGAATTTGATGGCACGGAAAATGAAG GACACTGATTCTGAGGAAGAATTGAAGGAAGCCTTCAAGGTCTTTGACAAGGACCAAAATGGTTACATCTCAGCTGCAGAG CTGCGGCATGTGATGACAAATCTGGGAGAGAAATTGACGGATGAGGAAGTGGACGAGATGATTCGAGAAGCAGATGTGGACGGTGATGGCCAAGTCAATTACCAGGAGTTTGTGAGGATGATGCTGGCCAAGTGA